Below is a window of Cottoperca gobio chromosome 12, fCotGob3.1, whole genome shotgun sequence DNA.
CTTAAAAATCCCACAGAATCTGCTTTAAACCATCACAGGTCTATTTACCTgaaagaaaaggtcaaaagAAGAAGTTGTGCAATGTACAGCCAGTTCCCCTAGATGAAAACCGTCTCAAATGTTTACCTTTACGCTTCTTCAGCACGAGGACGACTCCCTTGCCATCGGCAGCTGGCTGCACACCGACGGTTTTCTTGTGCACCAAACCATTGAAGCGGAAAGAGTTCCTGGACTTCAGGTTGTTGGGCTCCTGTCACATGAATGGAATTCAATAAGATTACATCTAAAGACTGATACGTGCCAGTCccatcataatcataataatactcAGCAGTTGACAGTGTACTGACCCGTAATACAGCAGTTAGTACATAAACTATACTGTTAGTATTTAGGAAATTATGCAATATCACTGCCAACCATTAGCCAATCGACTAATAACTAAAAAAATAGTTTGAGCAAAATGTGGCACGAGAGTTCTTTGCCAATTTTAGccattttttcttcattttgctcAGATTTGCCAGATACCATCAGCCTCTCAAAGATGgggtttgctgcttttctgaTTTGTATcattaaaattaatatttttggtTTTTAACTGACATATACAAGACATTACTTTGGactttttcactattttatagaccaaactgTATCTAGAAAggaatctgcagattaattgagaTTGAAACATTACTgatcacatttaatatttatcgTTTTACAAAATCAGTAATTCCTCCTACTTTAGTGTATTGCAAAGGTGGGACGCTGTGCATCAATAGCACACTCAGGTATGGCTCACACACCTGGACTGTGGTGTTACCTGTGGATATTTTGGGACAGTGTGCCATGTGGTCCATGTACATTATACTCACAGTGCTGTAGGTCTGTCCGTTCCTCTTGATGATGAAACTGGAGCAGTTCCTGATGATCATCCACTGCAAATGGGACGACATGATGAACCTGCGCACGAGACAAATGAAAGAGTTacttaaataactttaaactaCTGTTAGCCGAACAGCTAGCCAATGCTAGCATCGGCTAATAACAGCAGCTCAACGTGTTCACTTGGTATCacgattttatttttaatgatccACCAGATTAACAGGGAAATTACTTGACAGTGTTTATATATTGTAAAACGAGAGTTTATTTAACGTTTTCCACTCACAATATGTAGAAAACACAACGCTGTTGTCACATTGTTAGCTTAAGTTAGCTTAACAGCGCAGCACGAAGAGGCCTAATGGGCAACGTCTTTTAACCACTATATCTTTCCATTTATGCATCATATAGGGACATTCACTGCACCATGGCGTGCACAACAACCAACACAACCATAATATCTTACTTTCTGATCGTAAATACGCGTAGGGAGACACAATAAatgcactttagtgagcggcTTTTAGCTGCTGAGGCGACCACGTTACCTTTTAGCGGAGGAAGAGGATCCGAGAGACCGGAAACCGGTTTACGACACTTCTGTTACAGATCATTGCGCAAATACGGATACGGCTTAATACAAGATTTACTATCAAATACACATTTcgacacatttaaaacatacgATAAATCGTGATTATCGTTATAGtagtaatttaatttatattatgaCGCTATATCGTATTTTGAAAGTCATTGTATTAAGTACTAGTTCTTCCGCATGCTCAGCGGAGGAACACGTCCTCACCGCGCCCTGTAACGTCATTAATACGCGCCTTGTGTTTACAGACAGTCGtcaacaatttattttccaaatgtcaGCAGTTTGAACCCTAAACACGGTCATATTTTAAATTCTAACGCGAGTGTGTGGCGGGGACAAGCACGTAGTAAATAAGACGATCATTGCATTAAAAATCTGCATGTTTGGACGCAGACTTTGTGAAGTATTGTGTGGGTGTGATTGGAAGATGTGAACCAAAAAGCTGTCAGAGGTCAAAATCTTGTGCAAAAACTGCTTATTATAAAGTTACAGTGTGGTGTATCATGGCACGTGCATACAGTGTCTTAATGTGAGAAGAACATGGATGCTGCAGAAGATCTGGAGACACTTGGTGAGAAACTGTACACTCTGATTTACCCCAAACACAAGGAGACAGCTGGGAAACTCACAGGTGAGGACATTATTATAAAAGTCTTTGTATGATAGTAACTTTGAAAATACTAAGGCAATGAGAATGCTGTTCTGTTCAtttattgttgctttattttAGCTCCTGTGTGTGGCAACACTATAAagctattattgtttttattttttattataattattccTATTCAAACACACCAACAGACTATTTAGTCTTGAAACCTAAAGCTTTACttttagagctgcaatgattagttgaGTGATCGATTGactattttaaagtaatttttcatgcaaaaacgTCAGAAAACgctgtttccagcctctcaaatatggagatgtcctGATGTTCTCTGTTTATGTCATACTGAAgtgaatgtctttgggttttggaccgcgaaaacaagacatttaaagacaccttGGACGttctcactgttttctgactaaacgattaatcgattaatctaaaaaacaatccgcagatgaatcgataatgataataatcgtCACTTGCAGCCCTATTAccagaaaaaaatgtttctttatgttgtttatgttttcagtGAGGGGAAGTCCAAAtcagattcttcttcttctcctttttggTCATGGGATGTGTAAATAGAGTTTTGATTGTGAATCTCTCTTTACCTGTGTGGTGCAGGTAtgctgctggagctgccggGACCTGTCCTGAGTCAGATGCTGCAGGACAAGACCACGCTGACCGCAGCCGTGGAGAAAGCCCTCCGAGCCCTGCAGCTGGCCCAGGAGCCCGGGTACAGCAGCCAGAGACTATTACACCATTAAACTATACACTGTTGATAGATGTGTATGCTGTATGTCAGGTTCTTAAAAATGGCCCACCATTAAATCTATGTGACCTTTTCAAAGTGTGCTTTCTCCTGTCACTGCACCTCTTTGCAGCAGAGTGACATGTAAGGACGAGGACGACGTGTCTGTGTCCTCTGACTCTCTGGGGGAGCAGCTGTTTGAGCTGGTGGATGTTTACAACACCGGCCACTCGCAGAAAATCACAGGTGACTCAACAAACACCTGATATTCTTCAACAAATAGCGGAGACTTACAGAGCTGCTGGCACTGCTGTGGACTCTTAGTTACATGCAAATACATCTATGAGCAACTAGTGTGTAATGCATTAAAACAGGATGTGCTGTCCTTCAACAGGAATGCTTCTGGAGCAGCACAAAGACGCAGTTTTAAAACTTCTTTCAGATCCAAAACTGCTGGAAGAGCAGGTGAACTTCGCCCTGAACACACTGAAGGAGTGCGTGACTTATTACTGTTACTTGCAAAatctacggaagccctgagaggcaagtgagaaaagttctggtgattcattttctaaatcttgaaatagtttttgacttaagaacaggtggaGAAAAGGTTGTCAGGTGAGTTTTCTTCTGTGGGTAATAGAACAACGaacacaaaaggaaaaggaagtTATAAACAAATGATTATGTGTCACCAGAACTCGTTTCCTCACTCACTTCTTTGGTTTCTTcaaatctaaaatgtaaaaggtgaaaaaaagaaccaatatttattgataattcACAAGTTAATGTTTGGAATAATGTTGCCGCTGCCTCCCGTCAGGCAGAACATGGAGGAGACGGACTTCAGTGACACGTCGGACGCTGACGACAGCGAGAGGCTGGGAGAGAAGATCTTCTCTCTGGTGGAGGAACTCCGTCCACTTCATGCAAATGATATTACAGGTATTAAACATCCGGATCTTCCGAAACGTAATACCTTTGGAAGTTTGTCATGTTTCTCTTTTACCTGGGATCACATGACAGCAACACGTCGTCTTTATTTCCTGAGAGTAGAACACAGAACATGCAGTGTTTTCATCTGagagacaaataaatacatttaactgaAAGAAGAGCGTTTCTCTCAAATGTCCTCACGTTTATATTCCTTTAAGCATTTTACACTTCCCCAGGAATGAAACTGTTCGTTGTTTGTAGGTGGTACTTGATGTTTACACCTCCTGGAGTCTTCTATATAGTCTTGAAATGACTTTAAGCtccaaatctgtgtgtgtgcaggtatgcTCCTGGAGATGGAGCCCGCTGCTCTCCACCAGCTGCTCACGGACCCCACGATGCTCGAGGCGGCCGTTCACAAAGCACAAGCAGCGCTGGACTCTCAGAATCGAACTCTCTCCTCGTGAACAGAcgaggaaaaaaacattaaaaagacaGAATAAGACTTTGATGAAGTCGAATATTATAACGCCGGGAGCAGCGGACACATTCCAGGAGATCAATCCCCCCCCCGTATGAGCGGACTGTTGAGTTCCACtggatttactgtaaataattaaagagTCTAGTAAACACAAAGTGATGACACCTTTCTAACACCTCTCAACACCTGTGCTGTCATTTAATGTCTCGTTACATCTCGCAGCTATAATCTATTActacttattttatttctatattactacttaataatatatataataatactttcCTGCTCTGAGATTTAACGAGTCTCTTTATTTAACACacatctgtaaaataaaaccaaaagacatctttcaaagtgctacagagcgcaaaaataactttattaccGTTTCATGTCAATGAGGAATTCTAACATTGTttgaaacctttttaaaaatcataaCCGGAAGTCTACAAAATCATTTAATCGGAAACAGACAaattattgaattaaaaaaaaaaaaaaaaaatcaatatcagtaaattaaaatgacaagtGTTTGAGTACAATTCACGGCTTCCACAAGTTCCATAAAGATTTATTTGTCTGCAGAAGCGGTCGATACAAACGATCAGAACATGAATCCACGTCATCTGGTGACTCAAATCATTTCTTCAAAGctaatcagaaaatgttttgttttgctttacacacacacacacacacacacacacacacacacacacacacacacacacacacacacacacacacacacacacacacacacacacacacacacacacacacacacacacacacacacacacacacacacacacacacacacacacacacacacacacacacacacacacacacacacacacacacacacacctttttgcCGACAGCTCATAAATACAATCAATCTGATATACAAATATTTGGATAGATTTCTTTTCAGCGACatttaaaacagatttattcTCGCCTCCTGCGGTTCTGCAGACGCCGCCTCCTCTCCGCGATGACGTCACATCTCGGAGGAGAAGCCGCAGCCGGACTGGACGAAAGACCTCGAAGCATCTTTAAAGTCAAGAGCCGTTGATGGGCAGgaggacatttaaataaatatctgaaaCGAGCAGCATCCCTGACACTGCAGACTTTCTCCTTCCTGTGTCGTGCGACGCCTTTCCTTTGCTGGAGGGCGACGGGGGAAAAGCAAACAACACAGCAGACGATTCACACGCTTCATTCTCACACAGAACGCCGCCTCCAGCTGACAGAATAAATCCACAATGTGAAATTGAAAAGGTGCCACTTTCGTTCTATCCATCACACATTCACTCAAACACTCACAGTTCACACACGAAGGGGAAACTAAAACATGAGCGGGATGATCGTTCTGTTAACAGTGTTAGATTTGAGGGGAGcaacatatttattgtacattaaCACACGTTCTGTATGAATGCATCCATGGACACGTCACGTTATAATCCATTCAACCGTCTGTTTTCGGTTTGGATGCAGGAAAACGCCTGTTGTGAAATACACCAGTGATGATTACTGAAGTGGTTAGACGATGGAGACTACGCTCTTCTTAGAGAAGAAGGGTCCTTCAGGCAGAGACCAGTGTGTCCATGTGCTTCATTTACTTCCAGGTAGGATATCACTTTATCCAACAAGTCTGTTTGCACATCTCTCCGCAAGATGAGGATTATTTTAACACGGGGTACTGGCGCTGACCGCCCAAACGTCCGGCGCGGTGGCCACCGCCCGAGGGGTGCACGCGGCGGGAGACAgggagaaaaacagcagcaagGAAAGAacaggaggaaggaagagaaagagaaaacagagagagagaaagacagagagagagcgaaacaggagagagagagaaacagagaagagagacagcaCAGCttaggacagacagacaggacacaggagagcgagagagagagagagagagatagagagacacagacagagagacacacagacagagagacatgagagagagagacaggacagacagacagagaggagaagagagagagagagagaccagaacatgagatgagagtagagagagatgagagagacagacagagagagagagagagagacagacaggagagatgagagagcgagagaggaccgagagagagagatagacagacagacagacagagaggagatgagagacagagagagagcgagaagctGAGAGCGCgagagatgacagacagaccagacagcccgagagagagagagagagagagagagagagagagagagagagagagagagacacagacagagagagagagagagagagagagagagagacacagaaagacagagaggagagagagagagagacacagacagacagacagacacaggagagagagagaggggggagagagagagggagagagagagagggagagagagagagagagagagagagagagggggagagagagagggagaggagagagagagggagagagagagagagagaagagagagagcgagagagagagagagaagagagagagagagagagagagagagagagagagaaaaactagagagagagagagagagagagagaggagacagagagaaacagagaggaagagagagagagagagagatgagagacagagagagagagagagagaagagagagagagaaaacagatgagagagagagagaaacagagagatagagaaacagagaaacagagagagagagagagagaacacagagagagagagagagaaacagagagtagagagagagagagaaacacagagaggagagagagagagagagagagagaggggggtgagagagagagagagagagggggagagtagagatagatgagagcgaggtggagagagagagagctcgaggggatagggggagatgagagagagggggagagagatagagatagggggagagatagataggaggagatggagatagagagagatgagagatgatagagagagatgagatgagagagtagagagatagagagagagagagagagagatattatatatatatatatatcaaatatatatctaccacaccatatatacatataatatacacacaccacacacacaccacatatatatataacatacatacatacacacaccatatatacacatacatacatatatatatatatacacaactatacatatatatatacacacacacacacatatatatatattacacacacacacacacacatatattatatatatatatatatatatatatatgtgtatatgtatgtatgtatgtgtgtgtatgtatgtatgtatgtatatatgtgtatatgtgtatatatgtgtatatatgtatatatatgtatatatatgtgtatatatgtatatgtatgtatgtatatatgtgtgtatatgtatgtatgtgtatatatgtatatatgtgtatatatgtatatatatgtatatatgtgtatatatgtatatatatgtgtatatatgtatatatatatatatgtgtatatatgtatatatgtatgtatatgtatatatgtgtatatatgtatatatatatgtatatatatgtgtatatatgtatatatatatatgtgtatatatgtatatatatatgtatatatgtatatgtatgtatgtatatgtatgtatatatgtatgtatatgtatatatgtgtgtatatgtatgtatgtgtatatatgtatatatgtgtatatatgtatatatgtatatatgtgtatatatgtgtatatatgtgtatatatgtgtatatatgtatatatgtgtatatatgtatatatatgtatatgtatatatatatgtgtatatatgtatatatgtatgtatatgtatatatgtgtatatatatatgtatgtatatatgtgtgtatatgtatgtatgtatatatgtgtatatatgtatgtatatgtatgtatatgtgtgtatatgtgtgtatatgtatgtatgtatatatgtgtatatatgtatatatgtgtatatatgtatgtatatatatatgtgtatatatgtatatgtatgtatatatatatatatgtatatatgtatatatgtatatgtatgtatgtatatatatatgtgtatatatgtatatatgtatgtatatatgtgtatatatgtatatatttgtatatgtatgtatgtatatatgtatatatgtatatatatatgtatgtatgtgtatatatatatatatatatatatatatgtatgtatatatgtgtatatatgtatgtatatatatgtatgcatgtatatatgtgtatatatgtatatatatatgtatgtatgtgtataaatgtgtataaatgtgtatatatgtgtatgtatgtatatatgtgtatatatgtgtatatatgtatatatatgtatgtgtatatatatatatatgtatacatgtgtatgtatgtatatatatgtatatatatgtatatatatatgtgtatatatatgtgtatatatatgtatgtgtatatatatatatatatgtatgtatatatgtgtatgtatatatgtgtatatgtatatatatatatatgtatgtatatatgtgtatatgtgtatgtatgtatgtatatatgtgtatatatatatatatatgtatatatgtgtatatatatatatatatgtatgcatgatatatgtgtatatgtgtgtatatatgtatatatatgtatatgtatgtctatatatgtatatatatgtatatatatgtatatatatgtatatatgtatgtatatatatgtatatatatgtatatatatatatgatatatatatatatgtatatatatatgtatgtatatatatatgtatgtgtatatatatatatatatatatgtatgtatatatgtgtatatatgtatgtatatatgtatgcatgtatatatgtgtatatatgtatatatatatatgtatgtatgtgtataaatgtgtataaatgtgtatatatgtgtatgtatgtatatatgtgtatatatgtgtatatatgtatatatatgtatgtgtatatatatatatatatatatatgtatacatgtgtatgtatgtatatatatgtatatatatatgtgtatatatatgtgtatatatatgtatgtatgtatgtatgtgtatatatatatatatatataatgtatgtatatatgtgtatgtatatatgtgtatatgtatatatatatatatgtatgtatatatgtgtatatgtgtatgtatgatgtatgtatgtatatatgtgtatatatatatatatatatatgtatatatgtgtatatatatatatatatatgtatgcatgtatatatgtgtatatgtgtgtatatgtatgtatatatatgtatatatgtatatatatgtatatatatgtatatatatgtatatatatgtatatatatgtatatatatatgtatgtatatatatgtatatatatgtatatatgtatatatatatatgtatatatatatatgtatatatatatgtatatatatgtatatatatatgtatatatatatgtatatatatatatatgtatatatatatatatatatatatatgtgtatatatatgtatatatatgtgtatatatgtgtatatatatgtatatatacaggactgtctcagaaaattagaatattgtgataaagttctttattttctgtaatgcaattaaaaaaacaaaaatgtcatgcattctggattcattacaaatcaactgaaatattgcaagccttttattattttaatattgctgattatggcttacagcttaagaaaactcaaaaatcctatctctaaatattagaatatcatgaaaaagtatactagtgtGTAGtaggtgttcaacgaatcacttgaatcgtctaattaactcgaaacacctgcaagggtttcctgagccttgaaaaacactcagcttggttcagtaaactaaatcacaagtatggggaagactgctgatctgactgctgcccagaggaccatcattgacaccctccatcaggagggtaagacacaaaaagaaatgtctcaaagagcaagctgttcacagagtgcagtttcaaagcacatccacaaaaagtctgttggaagggggaaatgtggcaggaaacgctgcacaaccaagagagatgagcgcagccttaacagcattgtgaagaagagtcgcttccagaatttgggggagcttcaaagacagtggactgaagctggagtccaggtatcaaaagccactgttcacagacgtgtccgggaaatgggctacaatagccgtattcccatggtcaagccacttctgaactcaagacaacggaagaagcatctgacttgggctatggaaaagaagcactggacagttgcagagtggtccaaagtcctcttttcagacgaaagcaagttttgtatttcatttggaagtcaaggcgccagagtctggagaaaggctggagaggagcaaaatccaagttgcttgaaatccagtgtgaagttcccacagtcagcgatggtttggggagccatgtcagctgctggtgttggtccactgtgtttcatcaagcccagagtaaatgcagctgtgtaccaagagattttagagcactacatgcttccgtctgctgaaaagctctatggagatgaggaattaattttccagcatgatctggcacctgcccacagtgccaaaaccaccagtaactggtgtactgaccatggcattactgtcctcgattggcctgccaattcccctgacctgaaccccatagagaatatgtggggtattgtgaagaagaagctgaaagacaccagacccaacaatgctaatgagctaaaggccgctattgaagcatcctgggcatccataacacctcagcaatgccacaggctgattgcctccatgccacgccgcattgatgcagtaatccgtgcaaaaggattcccaaccaagtactgagtgcattaatggacattttcaaatgtttgattttgttttgctgttataaatctttttttttttacttggtctgaggaactattctaattttttgagataggatttttgagttttcttaagctgtatgccataatcagcaatattaaaataataaaaggcttgcaatatttcagttgatttgtaatgaatccagaatgcatgacatttttgtttttttaaattgcattacagaaaataaagaactttatcacaatattctaattttctgagacagtcctgtatgtatatatgtatgtatatatgtatatatatgtatatatgtatgtatgtatgtatgtatatatgtgtatgtatgtatatatgtatgtatgtatatgtgtatatgtgtatatgtgtatatatgtatatgtatatgtatatatgtgtatatatatgtatgtatatgtatgtatgtatgtgtatatatatatatatatatatatatatatatatatagtatgtatatgtatgtatatatgtgtatgtatatatgtatatatgtgtatgtatgtatatatgtatgtatatatgtgtatgtatgtatatatgtgtatatgtgtgtatatgtgtgtgtatatgtgtatatatatgtatatatatgtatatatatatgtatgtatatatatatatatgtatgtatatatgtatatatatgtatatatgtatgtatatgtatgtatatatgtatatatatgtatgtatgtgtgtatatgtatgtatatatgtatatgtatatatgtatatatgtatatatatatatatgtgtatatgtatgtatatatatatatgtgtatatatgtatatatatatatatatatatatgtatatatgtatatatgtatgtatatatgtgtatatgtgtatatatgtatatgtatgtatatatatatatgtgtatatatgtatatatgtatatatatatatatatatatatgtgtatatatgtatatgcatgtatgtatatatgtatatgtatgtatgtatatatgtgtatatatatatatgtatgtatgtgtgtatatgtatgtatatatatatatgtgtatatgtgtgtatatatatatgtgtatatgtgtgtatatgtgtgtatatgtatgtatatatatatgtgtatatgtgtatatatatatatatatatatgtgtgtgtatatatgtatatgtgtgtatatatgtatatatgtgtgtatatatgtatgtatgtatgtgtatatatgtgtatatatgtatatgtgtatgtatgtatatatgtatgtatgtatatatatatgtatatgtatgtgtatgtatatatatatgtatgtatatatatatatatatatatatatatgtgtatatatgtatgtatgtgtatatatgtatgtatgtgtatatatgtatgtatgtgtatatatgtatgtgtatgtatgtatgtatgtatgtatgtattatgtattatgtatgtatgtatatatatatctatatatctatatatatatgtgtatatatgtatatataatgttatatatatatatatatatatgtatatattatatatatatattattatgatatatatatatatatatatatgtatatgtatatgtatgtatgtatgtatgtatctatatatatatatataatatatatatatagatgtatatgtatatttatgtgtatat
It encodes the following:
- the LOC115016748 gene encoding uncharacterized protein LOC115016748 → MDAAEDLETLGEKLYTLIYPKHKETAGKLTGMLLELPGPVLSQMLQDKTTLTAAVEKALRALQLAQEPGRVTCKDEDDVSVSSDSLGEQLFELVDVYNTGHSQKITGMLLEQHKDAVLKLLSDPKLLEEQVNFALNTLKEQNMEETDFSDTSDADDSERLGEKIFSLVEELRPLHANDITGMLLEMEPAALHQLLTDPTMLEAAVHKAQAALDSQNRTLSS